The Pirellulales bacterium genomic interval GACGGCGTGGGGCTCTCCGCCTTGTCGGTGTTGGATAACATTACAGCGGATTCAAGGTTTTTGCTCGGATCGGACCGCGTTGTGCTAAAGAAGTCGATTGTGCCCCCACGCCGTTGTGGGGTGCATCGGGGATTCTTCGCAGTATTGGGAGGACAGGAACGATGTCACGCATACTTTCAGGCGGCGTTTGGGGGCTGGCTATTGCGGCGATCGCGGCATTTAGTGCTGTTCCCGCCACGGCGGCGTCCTATGGCGGCTCATCTCATATCGTGCTGGTTCGAGGGGGTGGCGGGGGAGGCGGTGGAGGTGGCGGAGGTGGCGGCCGGGGAGGTTTCGGAGGTGGTGGGCGAGGCGGTTTCGGAGGTAGCGGTTTCTCCGGCGGCGGGCGCAGCTTCGGCGCGAATGCCGGCGGAGCCCGCTCGTTCGCGAGCCCTTCCGTTTCCGGCAATAACGCACGCACGTTTAGCGGAACCGAAAACCGCGCCTTCACCGGCAATGCCGGCAATTTTGCTAACGGAAATCGTTCATCCTTTTACCGCGGCAACGGCGGCTATGACGGTTATGGTCGCGGAGGATGGAACAATGGCAATTGGGCTTATCGGGGCGGATGGGGTTGGGGCGGCTACGGTTTGGGATGGGGCTGGCCGTGGCTTTTGGGTTATGGGTATGGGTATCCGGGATACTATTATGGTTATGACAACGGTCCCTACTACGATTACTACGGAGACGATTACGACAACGGCGCGGTCCCGCAACAGTATGCCGCTTCGCAAGCTCAGCCGAATCAAATGACGGCCGACGAAGGTCAGGGCAACCAATACCTCGACGAAGCAGTGCAAAGCTTCCAAAGCGGTGATTTCAAGAATTCAATGCGTATGGCCGAGCATGCTGTAATCGATTCGCCTCGCGATGCCGAGGCACACGAGTTGATTTCGCTGTCGGCATTTGCCTTGAAGGATTATCGCACCGCGGCCAGCGAAGCCCATGCAGTAATCGCGCTAGGAGGAGTGCCGAGCTGGGATCAGGTGTATGCCCTCTATCAGAATGTCGATACCTTCACCTCGCAACTCCGGTCGCTGGAAGACTATGTCAAGGCGCATCCGAAGTCGGCCGAAGGACAGTTTCTCTTGGGGACGATGTATCTGACGACGGGCTACTCTGCTGAGGCTCATGACCATCTGGCCGATGCCGGCAGGCTGACGCCGAAAGACCAGATCGCTCAGCAACTTATGAAAGGTCCGAGTGGCCAGGCGCCGTCGACCGCGAACCGGCCAGAGGGTCCCGAGACCAAATAGGTCCTGGCGAAGGAGAAATCCTGGGTTGTCTTCTGGCGCGTCCGGAGTCAAATTTGGTTCCTCATGAGCCAAATTTCCGGCGGCCAGAAGCCAGCCCTTTTTTCTTGCGCCGGCTGGCCGGCTACAAAGCACCAGTGAGGTAGACTTTCGACGTGTTAGGATGCCATTCTTTCGAGCTGGCCGGACCGGTCCAAGATTTGCGTATCAGGACTCGGTTTATGTCGTAAACATCCTTGAAATTCGCTGCCTGATGCGAGAGAAAAGGAAAAAATGATGGCGGAAATCAGGGTGTTGGTGGTCGATGACGATCGGAGCGTCAGCCGCGTCGTCGCCTCCATCTTGAAGGACCGCGGCTACACGGTCGACGTTGCCGATGACGGCAAGTCGGCGCTCGATCTGGTAGCGCAAAATCACTACCTTCTTGCAGTTCTCGACTATCAAATGCCAGGAATGGACGGGGTCGAGGTTTTTCAAAAAGCTCGGGAGCTACAACCCGAACTGTTGGGCATCTTTCTAACGGCGTATGCCAATTTGAACACTGTTTTTCCCGCGATTGACGCGGGGATCGAGCGAGTCTTGTCTAAGCCGCCGTCGAGCGGCGAATTGATACCGGCGATCGAGGAGCTTCTCGGACCGAGCAGGGCCTGAGTTGAGGTTCTTGCAAGCAACTATCGTTGGCAAGAGATGGGGTGGCCTGCCGCTAGCGGCCGGTGAACGACCAGTCTGGTCGTTTAGAGACCAAAACTTGCCCACGTGGATCTTGGGTTTATATTGGT includes:
- a CDS encoding response regulator, with protein sequence MAEIRVLVVDDDRSVSRVVASILKDRGYTVDVADDGKSALDLVAQNHYLLAVLDYQMPGMDGVEVFQKARELQPELLGIFLTAYANLNTVFPAIDAGIERVLSKPPSSGELIPAIEELLGPSRA